DNA from Pelodiscus sinensis isolate JC-2024 chromosome 1, ASM4963464v1, whole genome shotgun sequence:
taactcagccagagggtATGGGTtaattacaggagtgggtgggtgagggtcTGTAGTCTGCAGTGCAAAAGTCAAACTAGAACTATATAATCCTGATTGTACCTTCTGGCCTTCAATTCTCTGAGTTGACTAGTGAGGGAAGCAGGGTGGCAACTTCCCTCcctgcgcgcgcacacacacacacacacacacacacacacacacacatagcttTTTGTAAAATCTTGAAATGTATTGCTCTTTGTGTCATTATTCCATACATGTACCTACAATTCCATCCTGTCTTCTTCCACTCCTACCCAGATTTTGAGTCAGGTGCAATTAAAACAACAAAGTTCTGGGACTGTGGGAGAAAAGGCAATAAAACTGGCAAGTAATTTAGCTCatctctgtataaaaccatgtcTATTTCTAAGACTCTCTTACCATGTACAGTCAGCttgctgccatttccacatttgcGCCTTACTGGTGGTGGTTCACTTAGATTTAAGTCACAGAAATATATGCCACTGTCGTCCATCTGAACGTTGTCCAGTTTTAAGATTGAAAATCTTTTGGactcttttgttttaatttgtacCTTTGACTTTTGAACATGAGAGGTATTTGTGCTTGACTGGAGCCCAGGCTGATTACAGGTAGGGCCTTTCCTCCAGTACACGTCTGTATCAACTTCAGCTTTCTCTGGGTAGTCAAATTCACACAGTATCCAAACAGTTGAATCAAGAGAAACATTGATTTCTTGAGGATACTGTACAACTGAAAGTTCTGCTCCACTGGAAACTGTAAGACAGAAATAAAGTGAGTGCATATGAATTATTATATTCTTTACAGGAGCACACATACAAACAGTTGGGGGAGTTTAAAAACTGTGACTGAGGATAGACACGGCCCGCTCAGCAAATGTATATCAGAGTGTTCCTAAATTACAGAAAAGCTCCAGACTTTAGCATACTGGGTGAAATCCTAAcccaattgaaatcaatggaagcttTGCCTCTGGGGCCAGGGTTTCACATACAATATCCAAATAAAAATCAGTGAAGCATTTATAAGTttctagaagacttacctggtatTGCCTGGATTTGGGAccggcatgggggggagaggcggtGGGAGAGTCCTCTCATTGGCTTCTCCCGAGGGGGCTTGACCTGAGGGCCAGCCCAGAGTGGTGGGGACCATGTGGCATGGTGTGTACCTAacccctgggggcagcctggagcagcaggggcCATGCTGCTGACTTGCGACTGCTACCTGGGGCTGAAGTGCTTGTTGCCCCCGTGATCATTCATGAGAATACAAATCCCTGCTATCATACCCCTCCCTTTATGTTTGATgcaaaacaattgcattccacacacatcccattatcctggcataagaggaagctgcataattTGATAGTCCTAGCTCAGGGGTGTCCAACccgttacaggcaaagagccaaaatagttgtgcataTAGTGCAATGAGCTGGGGAGAAAacgttgttgagccaaaaaaaaaaacctgcccctttaaaaaaaacatcagGCTCCCATTGGCCGATGCCATCTTACTGGCACCATTTTGCTTTGCCACTCCGGACGACTCCCCTgcacccagtgagcacagggaaccAGGGGCCATTTCTAGGGGTGCAGAGGCGGTTTCACGAGCCACGGGGGAGGCTTCATGAGCTTCACTTTAAGGGGGCGAAGAGCCACATGTAGCTtgcgagccatgggttggccacggctgtcctagctcttaccatttaggaggagttcttgaacaaactgactcatggacagacagacatacagacagatAGGCACAATCTCTCTAAAATGTATAGTAAGTAAGGAAACTCTTCAGTATTTCTTATATTGGATACTTTGGCCTTCTAAGAATAAATGGTGGCGGAACAAAACTAAAGTGTTAGAACTGAACATTCCCAACTGGGGACGAAGATTGGATCCAAATCAGAATTACATAGCTGGCCTCATTCTCTATCTTAGTCTCGAACACACAGGGATATACCCAAGTTTTGAAGATGTCCAGATCCAAACTTTTACGAGAGGACCTATTTCTGAGTATATCATCTTTTTAGAAAGTACTATATactaaagttgtgtaaataatacACTTTTTTCCTAAAGATattctaaaaataataataatgatattttttggcaaaaatgtttattttattttgagggctttttcctttaaaagtattattttaaaataaaattaagggCAATTTCTAAAGAAAAGCTATTTTCAATCAAAGTTGAAATGTTGTTTAGTTATTGGCATGTTTTTTTGGTCTGTTAAGCTATAAAAATTATTATGATTAATCCTGTTAAagacaataatagaataccatttattttaatattttaggtgttttctgtattttcttatatattgatttcaatcaaagcaaaatacaaaatgtacagtgctcactttatatttatttattgcataatttgcactgtaaaaaacaaaaataatattttttagttcacctcatacaagtacagGTAGCACCTCCCAAAGCcaccactgtctggtctggcaacatctgtggtccggcaaaggactacagatgttgctggatcaaaaAGCCCAGTAGCCTAGCGGCAGGAGGGTAATCCAGAAGTAGAGCCAGCTGAAGCAATGGGGTAAGGCATGGCAGGAActggagctggtggcagcccccagcagtgggactggagctggtagcagcccctggcagcctgcgGCTCTGAGACTGGGTCCAGGGCAGCACCTGCAGTGCAGGACtgagccagtggcagcagagggccGGAGTCAGAGCCCCAGGCAacctgaggaagtggggctggggcttgagctggcagcagctcccaAAAGCCCTCCCAGGAGCCTCCAAGAGCGCCAGAGCCAcaggcagccagcagcagtgcagggccagagcctgtGGGCTGCTGCAGGTctagggctggagctggagctggagtccTTGACAAccgcagcagcccctggcagcctgcgGCAGTGCGGCCAGGTCAGAGCTGGTAGCAATCTTTGGCAGCCTGCGGCAGCAGGGATGGAGTTAGACCTGTCGGTGCACGGGGCCAGAGTCAGAACCTGTGTCAGCCTGCAGCAATGTGGGCTGCTGGAGCCCACAGGCAGCCTGTCAGGCagtccagccagggcagcagtagtagggccagcaacccagcaggcAGCCCGGATAGAGCTGAGGGTAGTGtgtgtgggctgggggctggcagcacTAAAAGTCAGTGGCTGTGGGGCTGTGACAAGGAACCTTCCCTGGTTcaacaaattccctggttcaggaccggtgaggtcccgaaggtgccagaccagggaggtccaacctgtactgtagCTCAATCTCTTTGAGTCTGTCTACACTTCACCTGTAGCtcgaaatgagctatgcaaattgcataccttatttcgagtcagttttgaaatagcttattttgaaatctggcgctgtctgcacagcacttattttgaaattaattgctattccgaaatgtccctttctctttgtagaatgaggtttacaggaacatcaaAATAGCAAGCCctttatatttcgaaataacaggcgtgctcaaaatacgtggaatagctatttatcTTTATCACGAAAATTGAACTTGAAAATGTAGAATTATGCACAAAAATAAgttcaaaaataaaaagatataaaactttagagcttacTAGTTTGTTCAGTCTTACTTCTTTTCTAcacaaagtttgtttatattctcaggaaataattttgaattcttgtttacaatgtcacctgaaagtgaaaacagacatTCATACAGCACTTCTGTAGCCAACATCACAAAATATTTATGtacaaaaaaatgtgtgtctctcTTCAtgattcaaccaccattccagaggacatgcatccatgctggTGGTAACTCAAGAATATGATTGTTGTACTCCATCACTACCCAAAACAGTACAGAACACCACAAGTTCATTTTCATCAGCAGAATCAGATGCCACTACAAAAGTTTGATGATTTTTTCTGGTGATTCAGGTTCTGTAATTTCTACATCAGAGTGGTCCTCTTGTAACACTTGAAAGCACGCCTCGGCCCCTAGATTTTAGTAGGCACCTCAGACTTCTAAACCTTGCAATTGTACTTTCTttacattttgtcaaatctgcagcaaAAGTGTCCTTAAAATGAACAATGTGCTGGGTCACTATACAAGACAGCTTGAATATGAAATATATGTCAGAATTCTGGTAAAACTCAGAGCAGGAAACATACAACTCTCCCCCAAGGAGCTGAATTACAAATCTAACTAGTGCATTATTTTTTAACAAGTATCAGCAGCATGGAACGATGTCATCTGGAATGGCGGTCAAAGCATAAAGGGCTACACAAATgcttagcatatctggcacataaataccttacAATGCCTGCTACAAGGGTTTCAGACGAATACCTATTCCCACTTtcagtgacattgtaaataagaagcaagcAGAATTATCTTTTGTAAATTTAAACAAATTTGATTGTCTAACTGGATAAGAAATAGGGCTGATGAACTTTTAGGTTCTAAAAATGTAccttgttttgattttgattttagtGTATATCTATATTAACAAGttacactttcatgataaagaaatcACACCGCAGCACTAGTATGaggtaaaaagaaaaatacaatttctttGTTTATCATTTTCACAGTTCAGATActtgtattaaaaatataaagtgaacgCTGAACTTCGTATTCTGCATGATAATTTAAAATATAGGAAAATATCCAAAACTATTTAATGAATTTCAACTGGTATTTTTATTGGTtagcagtgcaattaaaactgagctatatcacaattaatttttaaattacaattatttttaatttaatttcatgaGTTATGTGCAGTTAAATCAGTAGCCCTACATTTTAGTAGCCGATATAATTGCTGAAATTGACACATTCACAAACTATTTTGGTTGTCTCAAATCAATATTTCACtaaaacaagtttgtttttaaaaaatcaccttTGTGTGCGTATATGTGCATACACAGAATATGATTACTTTAAATAACTCATATTTTTCCCTTCATATACAAGAATCCTTAATTCACATTATTAAATAAATAAGACAACTTCTTAGCTACAATATATATTAAAAGTCTGGTCTGGAATCCTTGAAACCTGACTGTTCTGAACAAGGCAatatgccagaccagggaaggtcccctgctaCCAGCTCCCCAGCTTACTGTCCCTTCCTGCTGATGGCCCTAGctgcccccctgctgggctgacatgctgctgcagccctggccacccaggctgctgcagccccactcccaaccccACTACTGGGGCTGTTGCATGCCAGTGTTATCCTTGGCCCCGCTACTAAGACTGCCACAGCCCTGGATGTGCTACCTGGGCTCCAGACCCACTGGGCTCCCTgtcaccagccctcttgccactgagGCTCCCAACTAGGACTCCCcagtccaggaacatccatggttgtTTACCGGATCAGAGtctcccagttttgggaggtccaacctgtgttaGGATAATTAGCTGCTGAAAGGAGTTAAATAGACACTAATATTTAAATTGTGTTAGTATGAATATATAAGTTTACGAACAATGATATTAAATTAATAAGTTGTTTATAAAACAAGAAAAAGCCCTGACACAATAAGAGAATGTCTTTATGCAGACCATTGTGCAACCCTGAGATATACATTTCCTATGCTACAGTTCTAATGACTGTAGTCTTGGTTTAcaatttggaatggacatgtcATTGATAATTTTATTACTCTAAGAAAAACAGCATGAAAAACCTAATTTCTACATTCAGAATTTTATTTAGAACTGAGAAATGATACTAGTTATAATCAGACTGTTTGTATAAGTAAAAAGAAAGCCAAGAACACATGAAAGAGATGGGTGAAATCAAGGAAAACATtgtttatcttaattcaaatgaTAAAAAATTGGATTTTATTTGTAGAGGGCCAGAATCTCCACCCTGTCTTTTAGGAAGGGGTCCAGGAAAATAAGAAGCACATGATTAAATGTAATACACAGTAAATATTTATTGTAGAATTATCTTAAACATTGCAGTAGTGTTTGTCCTGTCTGCATTTTACTAataacattttgcttttttttcataaaattaattaaaatgggAATGCAAATTTACTGGTCAtgtaataaaattaattaaaatgagaACCCAGACTTACTGGTTGTATAATGAGCTCATCTTATTGCTATGATCCAGACAATTTTGGTTGTGGTCATTACCATTTTTCATTTTCAGCACTTCATATCATCACACCCAAAAGTATTAATTTTTGTTAACCCTCTTATTTCAATATGCAATAAAGTCTTATATTGTATAGATGTTCCTTAGAGGGTGTATGTACACAATATATGTACATACAGAGTATCAAATAAAGGGTGCTTGCATTACATTATCTCATACATAAACACATAATGCAGCAGAAAGACACAGGGAGTGAATGTACCTGAAATGATTATATACACTGTTTTAAACTAAAAATGCCTAGAATATGAATTAAAGTAAGATTGTTAGGTACAAGAGACAGAACATTCATAGCCTTCTAATTCATTAATATATTTTCTGTTAAGCAGTGCAAAGCACTCAGAAAGCTATACTAACAGGACATTTGAGTTTAAATAGGGGAATCCCTATATATAGTCAATATAGACTATACTACCTGCACTTGTTTACCTGCAGCATAATAGGACTGCTGGGTGTATCAAATGTTGTAAGGAATACAGCTGAAGCACACTGTTCTCAGCCACTCCCAGGTCAGTGGGAGGAGTCAAATGGCTGTTCCAGTCAGCATAAATTAGAGCTGTCTAAGGACTGCTCTAAATTGTTCTGCCTGCCAGATGGAGCCTTGGCTGCCTTCAGGAGTGGAGCATATGAAAGCCCCCTACTTCCTCATTCTTGACCATAGATTCTGTCCCTAAGTGCTTTCAAATCATAACTGGAAGTGTTCTCTGTGAAGAAGTGTTACAAATTCATCTCTCTCGTTGTTCTGGAATTAAATAAGATTAATCCTTTCActttatacatacatacatatatatatattctccaaaaataaagaaaacctgCAAGAATCTCCCACCTTTCCTAATCATAATGGAAATATGCTTTTGCAAAATGTAACAAAACAAATGATGTAATGTTTAAATCTGATCATGGTTTTTGCAGATGGTAGTTGTATTTTTGCAGATGATCACCTGATTATACCCATTTGTATTAAGAAACATATATCTGTGAAGGTGATAACATCTGTTGTGCTGTACTTAAAAGAGACTCCGTTATCTTTAGTGACATCTAATGAAGTAAAACTTGCATTAAACCTTtaacatgaaaaataaaactCTCGAACAGATATGTGGCCTCTCCCCATTTATCCCccttgtttaaaaaatatatagattaTTCTCAGAAATCAATGTACACAATTAGTAATGATATTCCAACTAACCCATTTCCTGTTAATTCACTTAATGTTTAGAAATTCCAAACAGTATTTTGAACTTGCACTAACTGACCAACAGAGTAAATTCAACAGTTGTTGGAAGGTTATATTTAATTTTGTCAGTTATCTAATAAGTTACTACAAATTCTCCATCAAATTGGAGTAAGTTATATAAATCAAAATATAAATTGTGATGGTAACAGATTATCTAAAATATTAAACTAGGCACAGTacacaaaaactttaaaaactgtTTATGTGTTTTATCAAATGGTAAGTTTTATCTGTGTCTGTACAATGTTTTTAATTTGCATTTTCCTCCATAAAACAGCAATTATTTGATAGCACTAACACTAAATCAATTCACAGCTTGAAgacttcaggggaaaaaaaccaatcTTACCTGTGAGttgaataaaaaaagaaatcatAATGAATATGACAAGTGGCATCATTTTCTTGAGAGTCCCAATTCCAATGACCAAAATCCCTTATTTAAAACACTTGATGCTGCAGTTGTTGGCAATTTGTGAGGCAGTAAAGAAAAGACACCTTAAACATGTTTTTAACTGTTTCTAAGAGGGAGGTTTTGTGGTTTACTCATTTTCCTTCCTTAGAAGTTGTTGTCATATTTTCTCATCTATGCAGTAAGTTATCTATTCACTGTACAGCTCTGAATCATAATCTATTAGGTCTGCGGTTCTTTCCTCTCAAAAATGTACTTTGATAATTCATCAAGGATATGAAAAGTTTTATTCTTGATTCTCCTGGGTACTGCAGTGATGTAAGGTAGAATCCTTAAGCAGGGGGAGGAGATTTTCATGGACCTGAGGCTCTGGAAGCTCCTTTTCCAAAGAAAAAAgtaataatcataataattaatgataaataataaataatattaaattgAAAGAGGTACTAAAAACCACCATTAACTCAGTGCCGGACAACTTAGCTTAACCATTGGTCTTAGTTGGACCATCTGGGTAAGTGGTTGTTGAGTGTTGTGGTATCAATGCAATTCACTCCAGATGACAGAAGTGCTTTCTTCTGTTCAATATTAGtccaattagggtgtgtctacacggcaaagttaatttgaaataacagccgttatttcgaaataactttcctagcgtctatacagccaaaccattatttagaaattaattcaaaatagcggagcgcttatttcgaatttggtaaacctcattctatgaggaataatatcaaatttgaaatagctaaatcaaaataagcactgtgtagatgcttattttgaaatagggggcccccaacccttcccagggtgcccttgtggccactctgggacaaaccaggaaaacttttctgctcccctccccccccccccccagccctggagcccttaaaggagtagagtctgtttggccacagggcctgtgccagctccagggcagagcccacaggtgctgccctgacccagttgccaacatgagccagccagccagtgccagccagccctccaccgctccctagAAGCAGTctggcagcccccaggagcctgccaggggctggaaaaggcagacgccttcctggtctagtgcagagatcatggacctcattccggtttggggggaatcctccaacatctatgatctccacactagatgcaggaacatggctgtctacagatagatggctgacagcctggccacatgcgcacaggagcaggtgcacatgaagataaagaagctgaggcaggcctatgcctgGGCCACAtagggcagctcccaaccaggggcagacccagaccccttgtcctattttgacgccctggaccacatcctgggggaccAGATGGTCCGTACTTCCCaagtggtcatcgaccctggggcagagggccctgagcagggaacagaagaggaggtggaggaggaggaagatggccaggagtcacaggagcctggagggagtatggcactcacccaggacccctgagtcatcacagcagccatgtcaccACTGTCTTCCAAGGCcgggaggcctcgacatgtgagtgccatcactgtccccttatgcggggtgagggtggggggaaaggaaacCCAGGGACCACGTGTgggggccttgctgaccacggagcacgcagcaacctgtgcatgtgccatgccaccctgggcatgtggccccggctggctgccacacaggggccctcgCCTGTTACTCACACACCTGTATGTATGAAGgtacatgacatgctcctgatcccagggagggacactgcacaatgccctccctccagaagcccccGCTACACAGATGCAGGGcacatctctcccctccccccccccccccccaacacccacactatatacagcataGGTGCAGTCCCAGGCCAGCTCATACTCCCGGGGATAGAaggacatgatggtgcagagacctgccgtccttgccttgcagagtggggctgggcttcacccattgTGTtgccagggataactgaccacttctcttgtttcttcacagctgcaccagctccgagtgcagggcgcaccactccgcccaggacatccttccacacccaggccagcaggctcacccggaaccaggagtgccagtggcagcacctggggttactgcaaaGGCAGGTCCGCAGCCAAGAGCACTAGGGCAAGAAGACCTGCAGGTGCGGCAGGAGAGCTTGTGGGAGCTGCTtgaccagggccatgccatccacAATCACCTGCAGattctggtgcagagattgctgcctgctgctactccagcccctgtggccaccccagctattgctcctcctcccactcctgctcccccttccccttcttctcccccccaccccaccctccatacccgctccccccagggatgccgaggcccccgtacccgcagtgctgggagacaggtgagcTTGcaagacccctaaccctgagcttctcttcccccttcttcccctggcctcccccttccagctccctcctctcaagtttctccctcctctctcccactctcATTCCCCCGTAACCCCAGTTATGGTAaaaaaagagagtttgtttttggcaacacatgtttttattttacatcagtaaggggggttagggaggggaaagtggaaggacatgagggtgaAATAAGGCAcgaggccccagtggggcacaccagggagacttcacttCTCCTCCGAGTGGAAGCTCTCgtgcagggcctcccggatacggacagccccccgatgggcctcccagCTGTCAGCTGTACAGGGCTGCACGTAGAGGCCAGCCAAATGGTGGGCCTCtgacatccaggctggcaggaaagcctccccctttctctcacacaaattatgcagcacacaacacgctgccaccatgtgcagaataggtccaggtgggtgaggaggcatctaataCGGGCCTTCAACCGGCCAAacaccccctccaccacgatgtgggccctgctgagcttggcattaaaggcctatCAGGAGGttttgaggtgtcccatgtagggtttcatcagccagagttgtaggggataggccacatcccccacctggcacacaggcatgtccatgtccctaaCCCTAATGCGACGGTCAAGGAAGAAAGTCCCGACATGCAGCCTTTGGtacacggaggagttgtggtagACTCGCGcatcatgtgctttgctggaccggCCCTCGTTTATGTCCacgaactggccccggtggtcagacacaggctgcaggatgactgagaagtatcccttccagttgatgtacagggaggcctagTGGTCTAGGGCATGGatagggatgtgcatcccgttgattgctccctccccccccccccccgcagttggggaagcccagggtgcaaAATCCCTTGATGACCGTGTCCAAATGAGTAAGGCAGATGattctgcagagcagcactctattgatggccttgaccacctgcagagggacacacaaaactgagagtcagtggggtgccagggtggctgagagttctccttccccgccactgccctgtgcccccactctgcaggagcaacccccctgcaatcctgacCACCATGGGCAGTCCGTAGTGCaggtgggacagaacaaaccctcccctcttttccctagggcagcctttcccctcctcacccccccccccccccccggcacagtggctggagattTCCATACCTatatgagcactgctctgacggtggatctccccatgctgaactcgTTCAccatggattggtagctatcctgcTTGGAGAGCTttcagagggcaatggccacacacttgtggaggggaatggcgggcctcatgcatgtATCCCGTTGCTGCAGACCAGGGGCGACCCACtcgcagagctcaaggaaggtgtccttctgcatcctgtagttctgggtccactgttggtctccccagtgttccaggacaatgtgatcccaccagtagctgctggtgtccagatgtgatggggcacgctggcgtccagctgctgctgctgctcctccacagtCCCcagtgggggaaaagggagggcctgagggttgggctgcagtagatgctgccaggcagtctccggCAATTGCAGCCAGgattgcagcaagacatccacaatgagcaccagagtgcccaggggaagctctggctccaaggtgccgagtgctgtgatgtcctgagtcagggcaaccaaagtaagcagagaaaaaaatgctttgctgtccctcagcgaggtagggaagcgagcagggaaagctgagaactggctgtccaggggggtccctttaagcacgagcctcagatagcctcaggcagcagccacacaaagcagctactgacctgatgccccgctggaactggtttcagctggccttaaatgcaattcagcatccaatccgTGTGTacgccctatttcaaaatagcaaaatgctatttcgaaatgcattttgtgcgtagatgagttatttcgaaataacactgtagtgtagacatacccctaggtaaTTAGCAAGTGCTGTTGAAATGCTTCAAAGGAGCATCATTTGTCCTTTGCTGGAGAGATAATGCCGAAAAAATGACCTGTCTCAAGCAGCGATCTCGGCGAAGGCAATTATTTTTTTAGTTCAAGAGTATGTCCCAGAATTCATGTTTTTGGACCACCAAAACTAGCATTTACAAGTCAGTTGGCTAACTTAACTAGCAACAATTAAGTTAAAAGAGGGGTAAATATTTTAGGCTAGATGTACCTGAAGTAGCCCTTACCACTTGAACTAAGTAATACTCCTAAGATTGGAAGAAGAGAGAATCTCAGCCTTCCAGTAATGATgggacagaggaggagaaaaagatAAAAGGCAGTTCACTATTAGGCTTAGACCGCTTTTTCACAGAGAAAACATGTATGCCTTTCCTACATTTTAGGATATATTAACAATGAAACTGCTGCTAACTGTTCAGAAAGCAACCCAAACCATGAAGTAAAAACACTTTTGTGAGCTTTCCTTTCAAACTCTTAGATCCCAGATAACACTGTTTTGAGCTATAACATTTTGAACAGCCATGATAAAAGCCCCTGGAGATGCAGATTTGAATAAGAAAGATCTGATTCTGAGAACACTGATTAAAGTCAAGAGATAATAGTTTAATGCAGCTAGCCTTAGGGTTTCACACAGGCACATAAACCAGAATTCAGGGTAATGGCAAAGAAAACTGGACCTTTTCTGAAAAATTCAAATAGAGTCAAAGTTAAAATGCAATTTGTTTTATC
Protein-coding regions in this window:
- the LOC106731380 gene encoding uncharacterized protein LOC106731380: MMPLVIFIMISFFIQLTVSSGAELSVVQYPQEINVSLDSTVWILCEFDYPEKAEVDTDVYWRKGPTCNQPGLQSSTNTSHVQKSKVQIKTKESKRFSILKLDNVQMDDSGIYFCDLNLSEPPPVRRKCGNGSKLTVHESKCNSSIRHEKTSWVWFFLLGYSICSSSILIFFCILRCCKKYRINSRNSDDISTLPSEWTYDKPSRAVNNGFNQEYEDMTLMRNFTHNERKI